The Burkholderia ambifaria AMMD genome contains the following window.
CATCGGCGCGCTGGCGGTGCTGCTGTCGCTGTATCCGTGGGAAAAGGTCGTCACCGGCGGCAGCCCGTTCGTGCTGATCTTCCATGCACTGAGCAGCAACCTGGTCGCGAACGTGCTGAACGTGGTCGTGCTGACGGCCGCGCTGTCGGTCTACAACAGCGGCGTGTACAGCAACAGCCGGATGCTGTTCGGCCTCGCGAAGCAGGGCAATGCGCCGAAGGTGCTGTGCTCGGTGAACAAGCGCGGCATTCCGCTCGCCGCGCTCGGCGCGTCGGCGCTCGCGACCGGCGCGTGCGTGCTGGTCAACTACTTCATGCCGGGCAAGGCGTTCGAGGTGCTGATGGGCCTCGTCGTGTCGGCGCTGATCATCAACTGGGCGATGATCACGCTGATCCACCTGAAGTTCCGCCAGGCCAAGCGCATCGCCGGGGAGCAGACTTCGTTCCGCAGTCTGGCCTATCCTTTCACGAATTACCTGTGCCTGGTGTTCATGGCCGGCATTCTCGTCGTGATGTACCTGACGCCGGATCTCCGTCTGTCGGTGTACCTGATCCCCGTATGGCTCGCGGTGCTCGCGATCGGGTATCGCTTCCGTCAGAAGAATGCGGGCTACGCGATGCGCGACGGCGCGTCCGCACGCTGACACGGGCACCACGACCATCCTTCCAGACGAGACCGACATAGCCATGTTCGAACACATCGACGCGTACCCGGGCGATCCGATCCTGACGCTCAACGAGAACTTCCAGAAAGATCCGCGCGATCAGAAGGTCAACCTGAGCATCGGCATCTATTTCGATGCAGAAGGCCGGATTCCCGTGATGGGCGCCGTGCGCGAAGCCGAAACCGCGCTGCAGCGCGACCTCGGCCCGAAACCCTATCTGCCGATGGTCGGCCTCGCCGCGTATCGCGACGCCGTGCAGGCGCTCGTGTTCGGCGCCGATCACCCGGCGCGCGCGGCCGGCCGCATCGCGACCGTGCAGACGCTCGGCGGCTCGGGCGCGCTGAAGGTGGGCGCCGATTTCCTGAAGCGCTACTTCCCGGACGCGCAGGTATGGCTCAGCGATCCGAGCTGGGAGAACCACCGCTTCATCTTCGAGCGCGCCGGCTTCACGGTGAACACGTATCCGTACTACGACGAAGCGACGGGCGGCCTGAAGTTCGACGCGATGCTCGCGGCGATCGACGCGCTGCCGGCGCGCAGCATCGTGCTGCTGCACGCGTGCTGTCACAACCCGACCGGCGTCGATCTCGACGAAGGCCAGTGGGAGAAGCTGATCGACGTGATCGAGGCGCGCGGGCTGCTGCCGTTCGTCGACATGGCGTACCAGGGCTTCGGCGCGGGCCTCGACGCGGATGCGTTCGCGGTGCGCGAACTGGCCCGCCGCGGCGTGCCGGCGCTCGTCGCGAACTCGTTCTCGAAGAATTTCTCGCTGTACGGCGAGCGGGTCGGCGGCCTGAGCGTCGTCTGCGAGGATGCGGCCGCGGCCGAGCGCGTGCTGGGCCAACTGGCCGGCGCGGTGCGCTCGAACTACAGCAACCCGCAAACCTACGGCGCAAAGGTCGTGGCGACGGTGCTCAACACGCCGGCGCTGCGCAAGCAGTGGGAAGAAGAGCTTGCCGCGATGTGCCGCCGCATCGCGCGCATGCGCCAGTCGATCCACGACGGCCTGCGCGACCACGTCAGCGGTGAAGCGCTCACGCGCTACGTGAAGCAGCGCGGGATGTTCACGTACACGGGCCTGACCGAAGCCCAGGTCGACGCGCTGCGCGAAGTGCACGGCGTGTACATCCTGCGTTCGGGCCGCATGTGCGTCGCGGGCCTGAACGATTCGAACGTCGGCATCGTCGCGGAATCCATCGGCAAGGTGCTGAAGAGCGGCGTCTGACCGCACGCCTTCGGGCGCCCGATCGTTTCGCCGAACCGGCTGTCTCCTTCGTGGAGGCAGCCGGTTTTTTGTTGCGTGGCGGCGGCGCGGCGCTACGATGGAAGCTCGAACGCATGACGAAGGAGCGGCATGGCAATTCGAATCGTACGGCTCGGCACGCCGCGCGCGGCCGGCGAGGGCCTGAGGATCGGCACGGTGCGGCGACCGCCGCGCGGCGTACCCAAGGCGGAATTCGCATCGCGCAACTACTATGATGTATGGTTGCCGACGCTGTCGCCGAGCCCCGAGCTCGTCGCGCAGGCGCTGGCGGCCGAAACCGACGCCGAATGGCGCGCGTTCACGCGCCGCTTTCGCGCGGAGATGGCGCATGGCGACGCGCCGAAGGTGCTGGATCTGCTCGCCGCGCTGTCGGCGACGAGCGCGTTCTCGATCGGTTGCTACTGCGAGGACGAACGCCGCTGCCATCGCGGCGTGCTGCGCGAACTACTGGCCGAGCGCGGTGCGGCAATCGACGCGGACGCGGGCTGAACGCCGCTCCACGCCATGCGAAGGGCGCCGCATCGTGCGGCGCAGCGAAGCCGTTGACGTGGGTCAAGCGTGCGGCCGTGCAGGCGGCTATGCTCATGTCATGGGATCGTCACGACGATGACAGGCGGACAGATGCAGATTGCCTTTCCACCGGAACCGCCCGAATATTGCGGACGCGATCTGGTCGTCGCATTTTCGGCGCTGGTCGATGGTCGCTGCGTGCAGTGCGCGATCACGGCCGAAGCGCTGGAAGACCATTTCGGCGCGCCGTCGCTGCTCGAGCGGGATCTGCTCGCTGCGTTCGAAGCACATCGGTCGGCGATCGATGCGATGGCACGACGGATGCTCGAAGAAATCGGGGGACGGCCGGTGTTGCTGCATAGCGGTCATTTCCGGCTCGAGGACGACTGATCCCGCAGGAGGGCGCATGACACTGCAAGGTACGATTCATGAACGCGACTGGTCGGTCGAAATCGAGACGCGACCATGCGAATCCGGCGAGTTCCGCTGTCGTGTGTCCGTCGAGCATGGCACGGGGGCGGCGCGTTTTCATCACACGTTCGAACACAGTCACGCGTATCCGACCGAGCACGAGGCGGCGATCGAAGGGCTGCGGGCCGGGATGACGTGGATCGAAATGAAGGCGTCGCAGACATTCAGCGTATGAATTCTCTCGCGCCGATGGTTGCGCGCAGGTGGGGCTGCCACGGGCAGTGAGCGCCGCGTCGGTCATCGCGCCGCGTACGGGACAGGGATACACAGTGACAGGTACGCGGTCGACGGGCACCGATCTCGTCAGGAGGCGCCCCATGGGCGTGGGCATGCAGATCGTCTGCGTCGGATTCACGGGGTATGCCGCACTCGAAGCCGAGGCGGGGGCGCAACTGGTGCGGCTCGAGCGATTCCGCGCACGGCTCGCCGATTGCCGGCTGACGATCGAGTCGCGCACGACCGATGACGGCGACCGGACCTACGACGTGCGGCTCGAACTGC
Protein-coding sequences here:
- a CDS encoding amino acid aminotransferase — protein: MFEHIDAYPGDPILTLNENFQKDPRDQKVNLSIGIYFDAEGRIPVMGAVREAETALQRDLGPKPYLPMVGLAAYRDAVQALVFGADHPARAAGRIATVQTLGGSGALKVGADFLKRYFPDAQVWLSDPSWENHRFIFERAGFTVNTYPYYDEATGGLKFDAMLAAIDALPARSIVLLHACCHNPTGVDLDEGQWEKLIDVIEARGLLPFVDMAYQGFGAGLDADAFAVRELARRGVPALVANSFSKNFSLYGERVGGLSVVCEDAAAAERVLGQLAGAVRSNYSNPQTYGAKVVATVLNTPALRKQWEEELAAMCRRIARMRQSIHDGLRDHVSGEALTRYVKQRGMFTYTGLTEAQVDALREVHGVYILRSGRMCVAGLNDSNVGIVAESIGKVLKSGV
- a CDS encoding DUF488 domain-containing protein; the protein is MAIRIVRLGTPRAAGEGLRIGTVRRPPRGVPKAEFASRNYYDVWLPTLSPSPELVAQALAAETDAEWRAFTRRFRAEMAHGDAPKVLDLLAALSATSAFSIGCYCEDERRCHRGVLRELLAERGAAIDADAG
- a CDS encoding DUF1488 domain-containing protein — translated: MTGGQMQIAFPPEPPEYCGRDLVVAFSALVDGRCVQCAITAEALEDHFGAPSLLERDLLAAFEAHRSAIDAMARRMLEEIGGRPVLLHSGHFRLEDD